In Rhizobium sp. N324, a single genomic region encodes these proteins:
- a CDS encoding MFS transporter: protein MPPSHAVKSAFPQERYYLSRGTGAYRRASLALFLSGFSTFSLLYCVQPLLPIFSQEFAVSPAESSLSLSLSTGFLALAIVCAAAVSEGLGRRSLMSISLVGAALLTVATAFAPNWHLLLVVRALQGFVLGGVPAVAMAYLAEEIDPRGLGATMGLYVGGTAFGGMSGRVLTGIFAEYLGWRPALFLIGAIGLAAAIGFIALLPPSKNFVRRPGFDPRFHAKAWLGHLKNPALPFVFAIAFLAMGSFVTIYNYAGFRLVAPPYNLNQTELGLIFAVYLFGIGAASIGGLIGDRIGHFRVLLFGLALTAAGSALTLFAPLPSIILGIVVLTTGFFMSHSIASGLVGKLAHGTKGHASSLYMLAYYVGSSLMGSAGGWFFAVEGWAAVVLFTLAMLALAFISACVAQHFVRRKA, encoded by the coding sequence ATGCCGCCATCCCATGCCGTGAAGTCCGCGTTCCCGCAGGAAAGGTACTACCTCTCGCGCGGCACCGGCGCTTATCGACGCGCCAGCCTGGCGCTTTTCCTCTCCGGCTTTTCCACCTTCTCGCTGCTTTATTGCGTGCAGCCGCTGCTGCCGATCTTTTCGCAGGAATTTGCCGTCAGCCCGGCGGAAAGCTCGCTGTCGCTCTCGCTCTCCACCGGCTTCCTCGCCCTCGCCATCGTCTGTGCCGCCGCCGTCTCGGAAGGGCTCGGCCGCCGCAGCCTGATGTCGATATCGCTGGTCGGCGCCGCCTTGCTGACGGTGGCCACGGCCTTTGCCCCGAACTGGCATCTGCTGCTCGTCGTCCGCGCCTTGCAGGGCTTCGTTCTCGGCGGCGTGCCCGCCGTCGCCATGGCCTATCTCGCCGAGGAAATCGATCCGCGCGGCCTTGGCGCCACCATGGGCCTTTATGTCGGCGGCACGGCCTTCGGCGGCATGTCCGGTCGCGTTCTCACCGGCATCTTCGCCGAATATCTCGGCTGGCGGCCGGCGCTTTTCCTCATCGGCGCCATTGGCCTTGCCGCCGCGATCGGCTTCATCGCCCTGCTGCCGCCGTCGAAGAATTTCGTCCGCCGGCCGGGCTTCGATCCGCGCTTTCACGCGAAAGCCTGGCTCGGCCATCTCAAAAATCCGGCACTGCCCTTCGTCTTCGCCATCGCCTTCCTGGCGATGGGCTCCTTCGTAACGATCTACAATTATGCCGGCTTCCGTCTCGTGGCGCCGCCCTATAACCTCAATCAGACCGAACTCGGCCTGATCTTCGCCGTCTATCTCTTCGGCATCGGCGCCGCCTCGATCGGCGGCCTCATCGGAGACCGGATCGGGCATTTTCGCGTGCTTCTCTTCGGTCTGGCGCTGACGGCCGCCGGCAGCGCCCTGACGCTCTTCGCCCCTCTGCCATCCATCATTCTCGGCATCGTGGTGCTGACGACCGGCTTTTTCATGAGCCATTCCATCGCCAGCGGCCTCGTCGGCAAGCTTGCGCATGGCACCAAGGGCCACGCCTCGTCGCTCTATATGCTCGCCTATTATGTCGGCTCCAGCCTGATGGGCTCGGCCGGCGGCTGGTTCTTTGCTGTGGAAGGCTGGGCCGCCGTCGTCCTCTTCACACTTGCCATGCTGGCGCTCGCCTTTATCTCCGCCTGTGTCGCCCAGCACTTCGTGAGGAGAAAAGCATGA
- the coaBC gene encoding bifunctional phosphopantothenoylcysteine decarboxylase/phosphopantothenate--cysteine ligase CoaBC, with amino-acid sequence MALSGKRILLIISGGIAAYKSLDLIRRLRERGASVRPIMTKGAQEFVTPLAVGALAADHVFLDLFSREDEQDVGHIRLARDCDLVLIAPATADLMAKMANGLADDLASTVLLATQRPVLAAPAMNPSMWAHPATRRNAALLRADGIRFVGPMAGEMAESREAGLGRMAEPLDIVAAAETMLDDGEKPLKGRKAIVTSGPTHEPIDPVRYIANRSSGRQGHAIAAALAKLGAEVTLVSGPVTIADPVGVSTVHVERAEEMRDAVLAALPADIAVMVAAVADWRVASAADQKLKKHPGESIPTLALTENPDILKTVGHHTMRPKLVIGFAAETQDVESNARAKLERKGADMIVANDVSPATGIMGGSRNSVRLIRHDGVERWPDLAKEEVADRLAALIAESFRQG; translated from the coding sequence ATGGCTCTCAGCGGCAAACGCATCCTCCTCATCATCTCCGGCGGCATCGCCGCCTATAAGAGCCTGGATCTGATCCGCCGGCTGCGCGAGCGCGGTGCAAGTGTGCGCCCGATCATGACCAAGGGGGCGCAGGAATTCGTCACGCCGCTTGCCGTCGGCGCGCTGGCCGCCGACCACGTCTTCCTCGATCTGTTTTCGCGTGAGGACGAACAGGATGTCGGCCATATCAGGCTGGCGCGCGACTGCGACCTCGTGCTCATCGCCCCTGCCACGGCCGACCTGATGGCGAAGATGGCGAATGGGCTTGCCGACGATCTCGCCTCGACCGTGCTGCTGGCGACCCAAAGGCCGGTGCTGGCGGCACCGGCAATGAACCCCAGCATGTGGGCGCATCCGGCGACGCGGCGCAATGCGGCGCTGCTCCGGGCAGACGGCATCCGCTTCGTCGGACCGATGGCCGGCGAGATGGCGGAGAGCCGGGAGGCCGGGCTCGGCCGGATGGCGGAGCCGCTTGATATCGTCGCGGCGGCCGAAACCATGCTCGACGACGGAGAGAAGCCGCTGAAGGGGCGCAAGGCGATCGTCACCTCAGGACCGACGCACGAGCCGATCGACCCGGTGCGCTACATCGCCAACCGCTCATCCGGCCGGCAGGGACATGCGATCGCCGCTGCCCTTGCCAAACTGGGAGCCGAAGTGACGCTGGTCTCGGGGCCGGTGACGATCGCCGACCCCGTCGGCGTCAGCACCGTGCATGTCGAGCGGGCGGAGGAAATGCGCGACGCGGTGCTCGCGGCGCTGCCGGCCGATATCGCCGTGATGGTGGCGGCGGTGGCGGACTGGCGCGTTGCCTCGGCCGCCGACCAGAAGCTGAAGAAACATCCGGGCGAATCCATCCCGACATTGGCGCTGACCGAAAACCCCGACATCCTCAAAACCGTCGGCCATCATACGATGCGGCCGAAGCTGGTGATCGGCTTTGCCGCCGAGACGCAGGACGTGGAAAGCAATGCGAGGGCGAAACTCGAGCGCAAGGGCGCCGACATGATCGTCGCCAACGACGTCTCGCCGGCGACCGGCATCATGGGCGGCAGCCGCAACAGCGTCCGACTCATCCGTCACGACGGCGTCGAGCGATGGCCTGACCTCGCGAAGGAAGAGGTTGCCGATAGGCTGGCAGCGCTGATCGCCGAGAGTTTCAGGCAGGGATAG
- a CDS encoding LysR family transcriptional regulator has translation MIRIEGIAAFVAVVEAGSVSEAARRLRLSKSVVSERLAELEKALGGMLLHRTTRKLTLTEDGAVFLERAARIVREIEEAAADMAERRGTLSGPIRIAAPVTFGRMHLGPALYPFLADHPDIELTLDIDDRRVDAGSDGYDAIIRNGPIADSRLVAWKLTRSRRLLCASPDYLARQGTPASLAELNGHRGIFYTNRGVADWRFQTPEGAVVVRAKLALAINNGDMLRDAAIAGLGIALLPAFIAGPAIREGRLAEIDVGHRPEAEFIYMAHPEGRNPSAKLRAIADHLKKSFGDPPYWDIADNP, from the coding sequence ATGATCAGGATCGAAGGCATTGCCGCTTTTGTTGCCGTCGTCGAGGCCGGCTCGGTCAGCGAGGCGGCCCGGCGGCTCAGGCTCTCCAAATCCGTCGTCAGCGAAAGGCTGGCAGAACTGGAGAAGGCGCTTGGCGGCATGTTGCTGCACCGTACGACGCGCAAACTCACTCTGACCGAGGACGGTGCGGTCTTCCTGGAACGGGCCGCGCGCATCGTGCGTGAGATCGAGGAGGCCGCCGCCGACATGGCCGAGCGGCGCGGCACGCTATCCGGGCCGATCCGCATCGCCGCCCCCGTCACCTTCGGCCGCATGCATCTCGGCCCGGCGCTCTACCCCTTTCTTGCCGACCATCCCGATATCGAGCTGACGCTCGATATCGACGACCGGCGTGTCGATGCGGGCTCGGACGGCTATGACGCCATCATCCGCAACGGCCCGATCGCCGACAGCCGACTGGTCGCCTGGAAGCTGACGCGCAGCCGCCGCCTGCTCTGCGCCTCGCCGGATTATCTCGCCCGTCAGGGCACGCCCGCGTCGCTGGCCGAGCTGAATGGCCATCGTGGCATCTTCTACACCAATCGCGGCGTCGCCGACTGGCGCTTCCAGACGCCGGAGGGTGCGGTCGTTGTCCGCGCGAAACTGGCGCTCGCCATCAACAATGGCGACATGCTCCGCGACGCCGCAATTGCCGGTCTCGGCATCGCGCTGCTGCCCGCCTTTATCGCCGGCCCGGCTATCCGCGAAGGCAGGCTTGCCGAAATCGATGTCGGTCACAGGCCGGAGGCCGAATTCATCTATATGGCCCATCCGGAGGGACGAAATCCCTCGGCCAAGCTGCGCGCGATTGCCGATCACTTGAAGAAGAGTTTCGGCGATCCGCCCTATTGGGATATTGCGGATAATCCGTGA
- a CDS encoding VOC family protein, whose protein sequence is MIRIDRLDHLVLTVADIAATCDFYSRILGMSVETFAEGRKALKFGRQKINLHQAGHEFEPKATHAVPGSGDLCFIAETPLADVIAHLRASAIVVEEGPVERTGATGRLRSVYFRDPDGNLVEVSNLID, encoded by the coding sequence ATGATCCGCATAGACCGTCTCGATCATCTCGTGCTGACCGTCGCCGATATCGCAGCCACCTGCGACTTCTATTCCCGCATTCTCGGCATGTCGGTCGAAACCTTTGCGGAAGGCCGAAAGGCGCTGAAATTCGGCAGACAGAAGATCAACCTGCATCAGGCCGGTCACGAATTCGAACCCAAGGCAACACATGCCGTCCCCGGCTCCGGCGATCTCTGCTTCATCGCCGAGACGCCGCTTGCCGACGTCATCGCCCATCTACGGGCGTCGGCCATTGTGGTCGAAGAAGGCCCGGTCGAACGCACCGGTGCGACCGGGCGCCTGCGCTCGGTCTATTTCAGAGACCCCGACGGCAATCTCGTCGAAGTTTCAAATCTGATCGATTGA
- a CDS encoding SDR family oxidoreductase, whose translation MNRLNNKVAIVTGASSGIGRVTAKLFAAEGAKLIVGARRQAELDSLVAEIKAEGGDAVAVAGDVRSEDYHKALVAAAVTHYGKLDIAFNNAGIIGEAGPSTGVSEAGFSEALAVNLTASFLAAKHQIGAMAQNGGGSVIFTSTFVGYSFAFPGVAAYAASKSGLIGLTQALAAEFGPQGVRVNAILPGAVDTDMYRDMNDTADKQAAVTAMHALKRVATPDELARSVLYLASDDSSFVTGTASLVDGGISITRS comes from the coding sequence ATGAACCGCTTGAACAACAAGGTCGCAATCGTCACCGGCGCAAGCTCCGGCATCGGCCGCGTCACGGCAAAGCTCTTTGCCGCAGAAGGCGCCAAGCTCATCGTCGGCGCCCGCCGTCAAGCCGAACTCGACAGTCTTGTCGCGGAGATCAAGGCAGAGGGCGGCGATGCCGTGGCCGTTGCCGGCGACGTCCGGTCGGAAGACTATCACAAGGCACTCGTCGCGGCCGCCGTGACCCATTACGGCAAGCTCGACATCGCCTTCAACAATGCCGGCATCATCGGCGAAGCCGGTCCGAGCACCGGTGTCTCGGAAGCAGGTTTCAGCGAGGCGCTGGCGGTCAATCTCACCGCATCCTTCCTCGCCGCCAAACATCAGATCGGCGCGATGGCGCAAAATGGCGGCGGCTCGGTGATCTTCACCTCGACCTTCGTCGGCTACAGCTTCGCCTTTCCCGGTGTCGCCGCCTATGCCGCCAGCAAATCCGGGCTGATCGGGCTGACGCAGGCGCTCGCCGCCGAATTCGGACCGCAGGGCGTGCGCGTCAATGCCATTCTGCCGGGTGCGGTCGATACCGACATGTACCGGGACATGAACGATACGGCCGACAAGCAGGCTGCCGTCACCGCTATGCATGCCCTGAAAAGGGTCGCCACACCGGACGAACTCGCCCGCTCGGTTCTCTACCTCGCCTCCGACGATTCGAGCTTCGTCACCGGCACGGCGTCGCTGGTTGACGGCGGCATTTCGATCACCCGCAGCTGA